The DNA region AcgaatactgaaacggttaaggcattttagaatgaccaaaacaacatttctgatGTTTTACGATGTGCTCATGCTGCTGGTTTGTcccttcacacacatttttatcatcacatgatctcttataacataATCACATTACCTTTTTTTATTCGTATACTGAAATTTGTTCggcaaaagtgtttccatcatagtttgtgCATCTTTCTtactaaataaaaagtttatcctactcagttaagcgtatatgttttttatgcgcatggTTAAAATTAATGCGCACCTTGTTGTTTTCATCAACCGATTTGtcatgcgcatatccaaaatgtgcgtAAAAATAGATGCATTTATTGGCCCAGCCCTAGTTGtagtttttaaatcattttaaaccagtCTCTTATTTTCCTATGTcaaagtaaagctacccaataatcaatcttaaaaaaataataataatatacttaatttttttttttttttaaatcgcaaaaaagatacattttacaacaactgttagacattttttcagtaatttctccaaattaaattccccaatcagggaaagaaaacaaTGCAGCACATCCCTTTACATAGTTCTCTATTAATAGAAAAACTCTTTACAGAATTAaccgggccattagaaaaaaatccttggCTAAAATCTAAATAAGTCTAAaaataagtcttaaatttgacttgaagaaatctgcagaaaccctgctcaCCCTGCAATGGCATAAAGTCGGCCCCTCAAGACGGTGGCCCCTACGTAGCAGCGTGGTGTGGTCATATTCGCCACTGTGGTCCAGTAGTCTGTGCGGATGTTGTAGACCTCTACTGAAGACAGATGCGCTGTGCCGTCAAACCCTCCAACAACATATATGTGATCATTCAGCAAAGCCACACCAGCCCCTGTAATTCAGATGAAAGCAgccacaatataaatataattgatCTAATCTGAATAAACAAGTAGAGATATGTACATGCAAcaaaattttttattgttttttttcacagTGAAAGTAAATTTTGATGTAATCGTTACACATTTAATACATAGGTGtcaaactcaactcctggagggccgcagctctgcacagttttgctccaaccgtaatcaagcacagctgatccaacttatcaaggtgttcaagactactaggctgtttctcaattccaagaatgtagagaacggacttgcgttcttgtggagaccgttCTTGCCAAGTAACTTCAGAAGAACTCGGGAGATTGCGAGAACAGAAAACGCATCCTGTGAGAAATCAATGAGATGCTGCTTTCTTCCTGatgatcacatgaccttcatgcatttttaacagaaaattatttaaacatgaaaGCACTCATACagtgatttattgttttccccttttGAATATAACAGCCATCATGTGCACtcgttatcattttaaatatgcagatcaaactgaatacaatcttacatggCAAGCAACACGCtgataataacaaaaaatcaaacaaacacgaTTACAAACGCCCCAACAAGTATGTGCGCATCACTGCTATTATGTTTATACATGTAAATTTTTTTGTATGAAGtaatttaaaccaaaatacacaatcaaacatatatactATGATATAGTTACTTaatacttactgagttattaacgcacatcAATACCACACAAAGAAAGGACAGACTTTGATGGAATAAACAATGAAAGGTAAGCTCCTTTATGGTGCCCTGGACAAGTTTGAACAACCCATGCATGCGCAAGGCAGGCAGGTCTATATGCAacttatcggcttaaagatatcggcctaattttgacataagaacgataacattaaaaatagcatttattggccGATTACGAAATGGCCACCAATATATCATGCATGCCTTATATATCCCATATACACCTATTGaaggtgttcaagactctttAGCACATCacgattagttggatcagctctttttgattaaggttggagcaaaactgtgcagagctgaggccctccaggaattgagtttgagacataTGACATAATGTGTATGTACTTTTTGTgctatttaatgtttaatcatgAGTAATcatgtacaaaataaaagtttgtatttacataatacacGTGCATGCAATgtgcatatttattatgtatataaatatccacacacatacatgtacatacttaaaaaaaaataattcgaGTACCTGAGCGTTTGTTGGCCATGGGAGTGACGCTGGTCCAGTGCCCTGTGTGAGGGTCATACCGCTCTACAGAATTTAGAATGTTCAGGCCATCATAACCACCTGCAGCCACAACAACACAATGTTTATGATGTCTCAAAAGCTGCACAAGTTTCTGAATTTATGTTTGCTTCTTAGGAGTGACTGTATTTCTGGTTTCTCATTAGAAGATGACAAAAGTAATTCTCCAGATCTCCAATCACATTTGTTTTAACAAGAAATAAAATGTTACCTAAACAGTAAATGAGTCCACTGGCCACAACAAGTCCCGCTCCCTCCCTGGCAGTCTGCATATCTCCCAACATGCTCCACTGATCAATATTGGGGTCGTATCGCTCCATGCTAGTGTGACGTCGACTTCCATCGAATCCACCCGCAACATAGATCATATCTGTGGAAGAAAATACACAGATAATGTCAAACAAATCCAATCTAAGCTTGAGTAATACTAAAATACCATTGTGATTGACATAAAGTTGGTTTGCTCAACTGACTTGCAAAAGTGCTCAAGGCGATGTAGCCTAAGAAACACTGTGAAAAGAAAATCACCCTGCTCTAAACCCACATAATTTAGACTCACTCAACTTGTTTGGGTGGCAGATTCTGTTTCAGTCTTATGTGATCTCAACTGAAGAGCTTAATCTAATGTTTCAAAAAcgaaagaaataaatcaaatgtgtGAGAACACTTCTACAGAATAAGTACCTCCGAGTGTTGTAGCTCCTGCAAGGCCTCGGCGTACATTCATTGTGGCTACAGAGTACCAGACTCCATCTTCATCAGCTGTGTAGTCCAAACACTCAACTGAACTCAACCGCGATCGGCCATCATACCCGCCAATAACATAAACACGATCATTTAAGGCAACAGTGGCAACGTAGCGCCGCTTTCTAGCAATGTTCTGGAACATAAAGCATgtttttacagaaattaaaatcATCCTTTGCTGTCAATAAGCAAACTCTAGAGTTCTACAGTATTACACTTGTACACAAAGATTCTAAACCTACTATAGGCAGACATGATGTTTGCTTCAGTAAGACATTTTGATATtggagaaatatatatatatatacatatatatatatatatatatatatatatatatatatatatatatatgtatatatatatgtatatatatatatatatatgtatatatatatatatatatatatatgtatatatatatatatatgtatgtatatatatatatatatatatgtatgtatatatatatatatatatatatatatatatatatatatgtatatatatatatatatatatatatatatatatgtatatatatatatatatatatgtatgtatatatatatatatatatatgtatgtatatatatatatatatatatatatatatatatatatgtatatatatatatatatatatatatatatgtatatatatatatatatatgtatgtatatatatatatatatatatatatatgtatgtatatatatatatatatatgtatgtatatatatatatatatatatatatatatatatatatatatatatatatatgtatgtatatatatatatatatatatatatatatatatatatatatatatatgtgtatatatatatatatatatatgtatatatatatatatatatatatatacacatatatatatatatacatatatatacatatatatatatatatatatacatacatacataYatatatatatatatatatatatatatatatatatatatatatatacatatatatacatacatatatatatatatatacatacatatatatatatatatatatatatacatacatatatatatatatatatatatacatacatatatatatatatacatacatatatatatatatatacatatatatatatatatatatacatacatatatatatatatatatatacatatatatatatatatacatacatatatatatatatatatatatatatatatacatatatatatatatatacatatatatatatatatatatacatacatatatatatacatatatatatatatatatatacatatatatatatacatatatatatatacatatatatatatacatatatatatatatatatatatatatacatatatatatacatatatatatatatatatatatatacatatatatatatatatacatacatatatatatatacatacatatatatatatacatacatatatatatatatatatatatatatatatatatatatatatatatatatatatatatacatatatatatatacatatatatatacatatatatatatatatatatacatacatatatatatatatatatatacatatatatatatacatatatatatatatatatatatatatatatatacatacatatatatatatatatatatatatatatatatacatacatatatatatacatacatatatatatatatatatatatatatatatatatatatatatatatatatatgtatatatatatatatatatatatatatatatatgtggagaaaaaaatatatatatggagaaaaaaatatataaattatcagAGGACAACACTCACTGGAAGAAAGCTCCACTCTCGGGTTTTGGGATCGTACTTCTCGACAATATCAATAGGAGACTGCTGGCTGCCAAATCCTCCGATAACCAACAGAACCTCTTTGGCACCTAAAACCCATTCCAGTGTCAAAAAAGTATTTGTTCATGACTTTCTTCTAACATGTGCATGTTTAGACATGTATAACTGATTCAGCAAAAGACTGACATAATGAATTATAcatactcaccagccactttattaggtacacctgttaaACTGCTTGCAACCTAATGCaacggcagcaactcaatgcatttatgcatctAGATGTGATCAAGATGATCTGTTGAAGTACTAGTCTGGGTACTTTAGAAACTGCCAACCTACTTGTATTTTCTTGcataaccatctctagagtttacagagaatggtccaaaaatagagaaaatatccaatgagcagCAGCTCTGTGGGCGAAAATGCCTTGCTAATgtcagagatcagaggagaactGCAATTtgatttgagctgatagaaaagaAACTCAAGTAACATTACAAGAGATCTGCagtagagcatctctgaatgcaaaacacatttaaccttgaagcagatgagctacagcagcagaagcacACCGGTgacacttctgtcagctaagaacaagaaactaagGCTATAATTCACACTACCTCATCTAAATGTCATAACAGAAGGTTGAAAAAAAAGATTGCTGGTTGGGCTAAAAGTGAGGAGCATTGACTTAAATATGTTAGCTTAAGCCCAGCTCACTGTGCAGTTTTCTGTGTATGCTGACTGTGGACTATGTAGCTTGGGTACGCATATGATCCCCATTTCATACTGTCAGTTGTTCTAGATGTCAGACTGTACAACAAATCAAGACATGTCCACAACTGACACACGCAAGACCAATCTGTAGTTTGATGTCATCAATCCATGACACTTTTAATAACCTATCTACTGAAATGATACCTCAGCAAACAATCTGTAGTGGTAATCTTACTCAAAACTTATTACATCATGTCTGGATAATAAAACCAGAAAATGTTTCAATGGGTTGAAGTTGCCGTGGTGACTGCATCATCAGTTTCACCGCTCCAATTGGTTTTTGATTTGACACTTGTTTCAAGTGAAATCTCACAGTGTCTGAAATCTTTGAGCCCTGCCAAAATTTAATCAGATGCAAAATCCTACCATCTCtattctttggcttagtccctgatttatcacaCCAGATTTAATTACCAATTCATCTGCCAAAGGTTTAATgcggcagatgccctttcagccacaatccagtgcagggaaacacccatacattctcacactCCACAGACAGAAATGCCTCCTGGCCCAGCCCGGACtcaaaacagtgaccttcttggtgtgagtcgacagtgttaaccattgagccaccacaAATCTGATCACAATAGATTTTAGACTGGATATTTTCCCCCATATTTCCAATTTTTCgtaatttgtctcagatgactaAATCATGGCCAAAATTACCCAGTGTGAGCTGGTCTTTATTTCTTGCGGACTGCTTCCATCACTTTATGACCAATGTAAGCTCATCTATTGCTTACTAAGTATGaaagcagctctgaaggcaaaagggggtttaaCCCAGTGTGTACATAAAAAAGTAGGCAGCAAGTGTATATTTAACATTACTGAAATATTTCAGGCCTAAATACTGAAAACACACAGAGGTGTCAGACCGAGTCTTGCTTGGGTTCGAGGACTCTGCATCTCGCTGCGTAACTCTGGACGAAGATGAAACTTCTTTGCTTCATCCACCAAATCTCGGCAAGGCAGACTACAGCGTATCAACGGCTGAAACACATCAAAACAACACTCAATCTTTGACCCCATAAACAAACATCCTTGATTTAATTGCAGCATTCTGTACATTCATACAAGCAACATGTATACGAATGTCAGAATCTGACCTCTGCGTCAATGACATCAGTGATGTATCGAGGGGTGAGCAGGGGCATGCGCACGTATTCCAGCAGATCAGGCAGGTACGGCTCTCTCTCCTTTCTGTTGTGCTTCACCCAGTTCAAAACAGCCTCAAATACTGGCTCCTCTGAATCAACCTATGCACATACAGATTTGTTAAAACCCCTTTGGCAAAACTAACTCTATTTGTTGCTTTTAATTTTCATATCAGATCTGTGACTTAAACGAGAAACCATAAATTTAAGTCCAAACGCTGCAATTACACCTTTACAATTATTGGACTGTGGTGAGAGACAAGAATGTAACAACAAAAGGCCGGTGTTTTTGTCTGAGAGTCAGCATGTACATAAAACGAGAATAAAAATGGCGGTTACAGGTTTGTACTTGCATTTTAGTACAGAAAGTCCCAAAAATACTAAAGAAAGGCCACTTGAAACATGCAGAGCAATATGTTTGCATGAACTGGTTCCTATGTGCAAATTTCGCAGAGTACTTTACTATATAACTGTTCAGACATTGTGTAAATTTGAAGTTATAGCAttaaaaagattaatttaatcgattcaccttcaagtggttctatacctttatgagtttccctttcctgttcaacacaaaaggaGTTATTTTGAAAAGATGTTGTGAACCTGTAACCActtacttccatagtaggaaaaacaaatactctgaaggtaaatgtttacaggttttcaacattttaatcaaaataactatttgtgttcaacagaatagtGAAACTCACTAGAGAATAACGAAACTGAAGTTGAGTAAATtgtcagttttaggtgaactgttgTTTTTTATAGTATTGAGAGTATGTGACAATCTTTTTGTTTGTGTACTGATCTGCACTACTCGTGTAGATGATTATATAATACCATTACAAGTGTCAAGCACATAAATGGCCAACCGAAATCAAACTTGTAAGTGTGAAATTCAGAATTACAGATGATAGAAAGAATAATATGTATTTAGTCATTTGAGTAAGTAAAGTCTGTATTAAACAGAGCAGAATGACTTCAATATTTTGAATTGTACGGGTTGAAATTCAATAAATTTTAAAGCCGAACTAAACAGCTGATAGACAGCAACTTTGACAATTTGCTTTATGAAACAAATATTGATTTTCTAATCATGTGAAAATAAAGAAATAGAAAttaacattttgtttaattttggaatGGATTTAGACGTGGTTATTTGGGTTTACCTCATTCATGGTTCTGACATGAAAGCTTAAAtggttagtttacccaaaatctgttttattaattACTCAACTCTCATATCATTCCAAACTTCTGAGATCTCCATTTATCATCAGAGCACAAAATTAAGATATTTCCATTTtagagcttcatatgattacaattgaaccactgaaATCACATGAAATGTTTTCAACAACGTTTTTGATTTCTTTTCTGACTTTTAAACCCTTTTCCAGTCTATGGAGGGAGCTCTTCAAttgaatctaaaatatcttaattttttctCTAAAGATGAACGAAAGTTTCAAAGCATTGAAATGACGTTTAAAAATGTACTAATATGTAAATTTCATGAAATATGAATACTTCAATACAATACAGTACGAGGAAAAGCTGTACGGCAAAAGAACAGTGTAAAATTACATATTCTAAAAAAACTGGGCAAATAGTATACCGATGACCTGGTACTTCTGTTAACAATCTGGAGTGTGCATTTAATAAACACTTTACTATCCCAAGAGACCACACAATTTCACTATCCCATGAGACCCTGGGACAGGGTTTATGTACAGCAGTGAAGCAAAAACAACTGAAGCCGGCAGGTCATGTGACAGTAACAACAATCTTACCTGGATCTCATCACACTTGATGAGTTTTTCCACTTCACTCTGACTGAGCAGCATGAACTCTTCCTGTTGTACCACCTCAGCAAAGTGTTTCTGTGAGAACAGCTCGGCAGCCTGCATCAAGTCCAGACAATTGTGCGTTTCGGCAAAGTCTCTGATTCCCAGACAGTTTGACGGATCTAACTGGCTATTAAGAAAATCACAGCACGCTCTCTTCACAcctgtaaaaaacaaacacacaatggGTTTTTGCATTTTATGAGAACCTCCTATAGATGGACATTATGATTGTATACTGTACAGACTTTGCATGCCATcacaagaaatgtttattttttacctatatttatatatataaactaattattttatttgtctttaaatgtttttagacACAGTTTACATGTAAACATTTTTAGTGTGATGGAAATTTTTAATATTGATGATCATATATTGATGATtgacaattataaatatatttatattatacactGATTAGGGTCTTGCTAAAGTAAAGCTTAAATGCATAATCATTCAGCTATTACAGTGATGTGTTATCTACTGGTTGTTCAAGAGTTAAAGAGCTGTAGAGAAATTCTTATGTAAAACATTGTAACATTGTGTAAAAACGGCTGTGAGCTCATCCTTGGGATCCTTTTGCTCAGAGAGGCTGTCTGTGTATAAACTGATCATTGTCAGagaattaaagcaattaaaagaCAAACTTTGTCTGACTGTTCAATTTCAGTCttcacattaaaacattaaaatgtattccTTGTGAACATTGGGAAGAACATAATTGAGGAAAAATGTTAATAActatattaaatgtttaacagaaatataCTTCCAATAGTAccaattattgtcattttatagataatttattttcatcacaaatttattcaattgaaataaaagaaaattctaTTTTTTAACAGGTTGTTGAAGAGTTTTACTGTATTGTGAAATTCTGTCCGTGTTTTTCCACATTTGGCTAATCGTAGGGCACAACTAACTCCAaccttaaaaaaagtaaaaaaaaaaatgaacccaaaatgaaattaatttagCCAGTAAATTATCCGGTATGATTTATAATCCGTTTTCCATTTTGTCATCTAAATGTCAAAAAATATCTGAGATTTATGGTCCTTTTCAGATATTTTGCCCAAACAAAGTAGGGAGCAAATGCACCACACACAAAACACATGACACTGGCTTATGCATTAAATACAGCAGCACTGCATACTCTCAAAAGGCAAATGAGGAAACAAAATAACTACAGACAAGTATCTAATTCAGTGCGTcacgatggcacagtgggtagcaccatcacctcacagcaagaagatcgcttgttcaagccccggctgggtcagttggtacttctgtgtggagtttgcatgttctccccatgttcgagtgggtttcctttGAGTGTTCCGgttgcactataggtgaattgaacaagctaaattggccgtattgtatgtgtgtgagtgcaagaatgtttgggtgtttcccattgttgggttgcagctggaagggcatcggctgcataaaatatatgttagataaattgacggttcattccgctgccgcgaccccagattaataaagggactaagccgaaaaaataaaataaaaagaatgaatgaataaataaatgaagaaagtaTCTAATTCAAGGGTTTCTTGAGTGTTATGTCTCCAGTATCACTTATGGCAGACAAACCCGTTTTTTTATTGGTGTGCTGGGATACATGTCTTGAATGCAGATTGATTTGCCTGAGGGATTAGTTGTTTACATCGCTGCTCTTAATAATGACTTCCATTTCCTTCTGCAAGGCAGCCCAGAAGCCTGATGCTGCCATCCTCATTCTTGACAAAAAGGATGGGGTTTCCTGGGTGTCAGGCTAGATTTTGTTT from Danio rerio strain Tuebingen ecotype United States chromosome 8, GRCz12tu, whole genome shotgun sequence includes:
- the klhl12 gene encoding kelch-like protein 12 (The RefSeq protein has 1 substitution compared to this genomic sequence), producing MAPKDIMTNSHAKSILNAMNALRKSNTLCDITLRVEGTDFPAHRIVLAACSDYFCAMFTSELAEKGKSFVDIQGLTASTMEILLDFVYTETVLVTVENVQELLPAACLLQLKGVKRACCDFLNSQLDPSNCLGIRDFAETHNCLDLMQAAELFSQKHFAEVVQQEEFMLLSQSEVEKLIKCDVIQVDSEEPVFEAVLNWVKHNRKEREPYLPDLLEYVRMPLLTPRYITDVIDAEPLIRCSLPCRDLVDEAKKFHLRPELRSEMQSPRTQARLGAKEVLLVIGGFGSQQSPIDIVEKYDPKTREWSFLPNIARKRRYVATVALNDRVYVIGGYDGRSRLSSVECLDYTADEDGVWYSVATMNVRRGLAGATTLGDMIYVAGGFDGSRRHTSMERYDPNIDQWSMLGDMQTAREGAGLVVASGLIYCLGGYDGLNILNSVERYDPHTGHWTSVTPMANKRSGAGVALLNDHIYVVGGFDGTAHLSSVEVYNIRTDYWTTVANMTTPRCYVGATVLRGRLYAIAGYDGNSLLSSIECYDPVIDSWEVVTSMATQRCDAGVCVLREK